Proteins encoded by one window of Candidatus Odinarchaeum yellowstonii:
- a CDS encoding CopG family ribbon-helix-helix protein — protein MPIISLSLNDEILQRVEKLRKELGFTGRSELIRAGLRMLIADSVEKDQLEGKIHSVLLLIHDSEAEDFVSELKHEYTDIINAQIHSKTRQNKCLEIFIIEGDAKKVKELANRYITSDKIEYVKLLVP, from the coding sequence GTGCCCATAATCAGCCTATCCTTAAACGATGAAATACTACAGCGAGTGGAGAAGCTTAGAAAAGAATTAGGTTTCACAGGAAGATCAGAGCTTATCCGCGCTGGTTTAAGAATGCTAATAGCGGACAGCGTTGAAAAAGATCAACTAGAAGGAAAAATACACTCAGTGCTACTTTTAATACATGACAGCGAAGCTGAAGACTTCGTAAGCGAGTTAAAACACGAGTACACGGATATAATCAACGCGCAAATACATAGCAAAACCAGACAGAATAAGTGTCTGGAAATATTCATAATAGAAGGAGATGCTAAAAAGGTGAAAGAGCTAGCAAACAGGTATATAACCAGTGATAAAATAGAGTATGTGAAACTATTAGTCCCTTGA
- a CDS encoding APC family permease, translating into MSYEEGALKREIGWYGSFAMGYADVGADIYVALGLVAFYAAGGSPIAFAIAATTYVCTGLAYAELATAYPYAGGAHVYAMKASNDLIGFIAGWAVMLDYTVNIALFSLATSGYLSFFFPFIRTLSLDLSIIGLPFSIPYLGLISFSIVLGLIIVNIIGIKESSTLNVILVTLNILVLSMIFLMCLILAFNIGNLLNQIFILGNPVQLPNVSYIFSSDYQFQNFLYGITIAMSSFIGIESIAQAAEETKKPYKWIPRANKLSILAVVVFALGLSTIGMGVLPWNVIGYSKADPMATLASAIPVIGQFIAPLVAATGFAICLVSTNTGVIGVSRVVYSMSRFNLFPKWFYATHKNFKTPYKTIIVFSLIGGFLTMTGTIELIADLYNFGALLSYLIVNVSLIILRNQDPNAYRSWKIPGELKVHWRGRKVIIPPVSVFGVVMCAAIWMLIILYHPEGRLLGFAWIIIGLLGYAAYRIKIKQPILSRETGKTIKPSGYNMNAVILLRTPEEEDKIVNLIKEGLDKRFSLTLLTILDPESYGLPSDKVESILEMKKLEDDVYSELSSIASRLQKIGYQVDVKIRIGSFNSIIISELESEDNDTVVFIKRKLFKKDFKKDFDESTILYVTSRYPGKVMVLRRD; encoded by the coding sequence TTGTCTTACGAAGAGGGTGCTCTTAAGAGAGAGATAGGATGGTACGGCTCATTCGCGATGGGGTACGCGGATGTAGGCGCCGATATCTACGTGGCGTTGGGTCTTGTAGCCTTCTACGCGGCGGGAGGCTCTCCTATAGCCTTCGCGATAGCAGCCACCACATATGTTTGCACGGGTTTAGCTTACGCTGAGCTTGCAACCGCTTATCCTTACGCTGGTGGAGCCCATGTTTACGCTATGAAAGCCTCTAATGATCTTATAGGTTTCATAGCTGGATGGGCGGTGATGCTAGATTACACCGTGAATATTGCGCTTTTCTCTCTAGCCACCTCCGGTTACCTGTCTTTTTTCTTCCCTTTTATAAGAACGCTTTCGCTGGATCTTAGCATAATAGGTTTACCGTTCTCTATACCATATTTAGGATTGATTTCGTTCAGTATAGTATTAGGTCTTATAATAGTGAATATTATCGGAATTAAAGAGTCGTCCACTCTTAACGTGATCTTAGTTACATTGAATATTCTAGTTTTATCCATGATCTTTTTAATGTGTTTAATTTTGGCTTTCAACATCGGTAACTTATTAAATCAAATATTTATTTTAGGTAACCCTGTTCAATTACCGAATGTCTCTTATATTTTCAGCTCAGATTACCAGTTTCAAAACTTTCTTTACGGTATAACTATCGCAATGTCTTCTTTCATAGGAATAGAGTCTATAGCTCAAGCTGCTGAAGAGACTAAGAAACCTTATAAATGGATTCCAAGAGCCAACAAGCTTTCCATACTCGCTGTGGTTGTTTTCGCTTTAGGTCTTTCAACTATTGGAATGGGGGTGCTCCCATGGAATGTTATAGGGTATTCTAAAGCTGATCCTATGGCTACGCTAGCCTCAGCTATCCCTGTTATCGGACAGTTTATAGCACCCCTCGTCGCAGCTACAGGCTTCGCTATATGCCTTGTATCAACTAATACCGGTGTCATCGGAGTTTCTAGAGTAGTCTATTCTATGAGTCGCTTCAACCTGTTCCCTAAATGGTTTTACGCCACTCATAAAAATTTTAAGACACCTTATAAAACCATTATTGTATTCAGTTTAATCGGCGGTTTTCTAACTATGACTGGAACCATTGAATTAATCGCCGACTTATATAATTTCGGAGCTCTTTTATCTTATTTAATAGTGAATGTATCTTTGATCATACTTAGAAACCAGGATCCGAACGCTTACAGGTCTTGGAAGATCCCCGGGGAGTTGAAAGTTCACTGGCGTGGTAGAAAAGTTATAATTCCACCTGTAAGCGTTTTCGGTGTTGTGATGTGCGCAGCTATCTGGATGCTTATCATCTTATACCATCCGGAGGGCCGGCTTCTAGGATTCGCATGGATTATCATCGGGTTGTTAGGGTACGCTGCCTACCGGATTAAAATAAAGCAGCCTATCCTCTCAAGGGAGACCGGTAAAACAATTAAACCGAGTGGCTATAATATGAACGCGGTGATCTTGCTTCGAACACCTGAAGAAGAGGATAAAATCGTGAACTTGATTAAAGAAGGTTTAGATAAAAGATTTTCATTAACGCTTTTAACAATACTTGACCCGGAAAGCTACGGTTTACCATCAGATAAAGTGGAGTCTATTCTAGAAATGAAAAAATTAGAGGATGATGTCTACTCTGAGCTCTCCTCTATTGCTAGCCGGCTTCAAAAAATAGGCTACCAAGTGGATGTTAAAATTAGAATCGGATCCTTCAACTCTATTATTATAAGTGAACTGGAATCTGAAGATAATGATACCGTGGTCTTCATAAAGCGGAAACTATTTAAAAAAGACTTTAAAAAAGACTTTGATGAATCCACTATTTTATATGTGACGAGTAGATATCCTGGTAAAGTAATGGTGTTAAGGAGAGATTGA
- a CDS encoding zinc ABC transporter substrate-binding protein, which yields MLDKKIISGLTVIMIITASGLGAFIFLLNPQVNSSGSRIRVAVSIPVQSEIVSMIGGEHVQVTVLVPPGADPHSYEPTPSQLTELSQAEIYFFIGSGLEFELTWWSQILSVNPHIILVNASEGVALQHGDPHIWSSPLNVKKMAENFYKALILLDPLNQREYSSNFNAYIRMLDFLHAYINSSLGEYPNRVFLTFHPAFSYFAEDYNLTQVSIEEEGKPVTPQTLQWAVSNATIYNLTIVFASPQFDISYAKTVAEQINGRVVLIDNLSSDYIFTMLKFVSYLIEEFES from the coding sequence GTGCTTGATAAGAAAATCATATCAGGTTTAACGGTGATAATGATAATCACAGCCTCCGGTTTAGGGGCGTTCATATTTCTTTTAAACCCTCAAGTAAATTCATCAGGCTCTAGGATACGAGTAGCCGTCTCAATACCAGTTCAATCTGAAATCGTATCTATGATCGGTGGTGAACATGTTCAAGTAACCGTTCTAGTCCCCCCTGGAGCTGACCCCCACTCTTATGAGCCTACTCCAAGCCAGCTTACAGAGTTAAGCCAGGCTGAAATATACTTTTTCATCGGCTCCGGTTTAGAATTCGAGTTAACTTGGTGGAGTCAAATTTTATCTGTTAACCCTCATATCATTCTAGTTAATGCCAGTGAAGGAGTGGCTTTACAACATGGTGATCCCCATATATGGAGTTCTCCTTTAAACGTTAAGAAGATGGCAGAGAACTTTTACAAAGCGCTTATATTGTTAGACCCTTTGAATCAACGCGAATACTCATCTAACTTTAACGCGTATATTAGAATGCTAGACTTTCTGCACGCATATATTAATAGCAGTCTAGGCGAGTACCCTAACCGTGTTTTTTTAACATTTCACCCAGCTTTCAGCTACTTTGCTGAAGATTACAATTTAACTCAGGTGAGCATAGAAGAGGAGGGTAAACCTGTAACTCCTCAAACTCTTCAATGGGCTGTCTCTAACGCTACTATATATAATTTAACGATCGTCTTCGCTTCCCCTCAATTCGATATATCTTACGCTAAAACTGTAGCTGAACAGATAAACGGCCGTGTCGTGTTAATTGATAATTTAAGTTCAGATTACATTTTTACGATGTTAAAATTTGTAAGCTATCTCATAGAGGAGTTTGAATCTTAA
- a CDS encoding universal stress protein, translating to MNQVKKTKVLLPVSVKVNRELLLRSFEILKGLKNLDLIVFHVLELPVTASLDISEHNQKVQELNQQLEPTIKWIEEQSFKIKSKIVVARHVSEAIVEEANSGNYDLVVLLKREPPKGVRRLFYRSHTDYVTGKLNCAALILVDKRYKSSRL from the coding sequence ATGAACCAGGTTAAAAAAACTAAGGTGCTTCTACCTGTTTCAGTAAAAGTGAACCGTGAACTGCTATTGAGGAGTTTTGAAATTTTAAAAGGTTTAAAAAATCTGGATTTAATTGTCTTCCATGTATTGGAGCTTCCTGTGACCGCTTCCCTAGATATATCTGAGCATAATCAAAAAGTTCAGGAATTAAACCAGCAGTTAGAACCTACTATTAAGTGGATTGAGGAGCAGTCTTTTAAAATAAAAAGTAAGATTGTTGTAGCCCGTCATGTATCCGAGGCGATAGTGGAGGAGGCTAACAGCGGAAACTATGATTTAGTGGTTCTATTAAAACGTGAGCCTCCTAAGGGTGTTAGACGATTATTTTATAGAAGCCACACAGATTACGTGACTGGTAAACTTAACTGTGCTGCTCTTATCCTAGTAGATAAAAGATACAAGTCTTCAAGACTTTGA
- a CDS encoding RuBisCO large subunit C-terminal-like domain-containing protein — MSYVNLNLKVDSEKYVIADYTLESDLPLEVAAEKLAAEESTGTWTEISTTNIKIVEELGAKVFYIDKSKNFIRVAYPLDDFSWDIGGIPQFLSVVAGNFFGLEQLKNARLLDIHLPESAIKLFKGPKFGLHGVKKLMNCENMPSIGGTVKPKIGLPARKYGELMYLFGLGGLTSGKDDETLVNQKFCPLIDRVIAIREAIDRVKDETGQSMLYSVNVTTRADQILEVADEVISHGANQLLVDVIVAGFTAVQALAEDPSINVPIHCHRAMHAAFTRNPKHGISMKVVAKICRLVGGDILHVGTWGVGKMHGEADETQQYAEAITQPMGHLKPMLPMASGGLHPGSVELLVKRAGINIQIQAGGGIAGHPDGVLAGAKALRQAVDAAVQGIPVEEYAKTHIELKKALDRWGVVR; from the coding sequence ATGTCTTATGTTAACCTTAACCTTAAAGTTGATAGTGAAAAATATGTGATAGCGGACTACACTCTTGAAAGTGATCTACCTTTAGAGGTAGCGGCTGAGAAATTAGCTGCTGAGGAAAGCACGGGGACATGGACTGAGATCTCTACAACGAATATTAAAATAGTTGAGGAGCTGGGAGCTAAAGTCTTCTACATCGATAAATCGAAAAATTTTATTAGAGTAGCTTACCCACTAGATGATTTCAGCTGGGATATAGGTGGTATTCCTCAATTTCTAAGCGTGGTGGCGGGGAACTTCTTCGGTTTAGAACAATTGAAAAACGCGCGACTACTAGATATACATCTTCCTGAAAGTGCGATTAAACTTTTTAAAGGTCCGAAATTCGGTTTACACGGAGTTAAAAAACTCATGAACTGTGAGAATATGCCTTCTATAGGTGGAACAGTTAAACCGAAGATTGGTTTACCTGCTAGAAAATACGGCGAGTTAATGTATCTTTTCGGTTTAGGTGGTTTAACCTCAGGAAAAGATGATGAAACCCTCGTTAACCAGAAATTCTGCCCGCTAATAGACCGGGTTATAGCGATCAGGGAGGCTATTGATAGAGTTAAAGATGAGACAGGTCAAAGCATGCTTTACTCTGTGAATGTTACCACGCGAGCTGATCAAATACTAGAAGTTGCGGATGAAGTTATCAGCCACGGAGCTAACCAGCTTTTAGTAGATGTGATAGTAGCAGGGTTCACCGCTGTTCAAGCTCTAGCCGAAGACCCGAGTATAAATGTCCCCATTCACTGTCATAGAGCTATGCACGCGGCTTTTACAAGGAATCCTAAACACGGAATCTCCATGAAAGTGGTGGCTAAGATATGCCGTCTAGTAGGCGGGGATATCCTGCATGTAGGTACATGGGGTGTTGGTAAAATGCACGGTGAAGCTGATGAAACTCAACAATACGCGGAGGCGATCACCCAGCCTATGGGTCATCTTAAACCGATGCTTCCTATGGCTAGCGGTGGATTGCACCCGGGTTCAGTGGAGCTTCTAGTTAAGAGAGCTGGAATAAATATTCAAATACAAGCCGGCGGCGGGATCGCCGGTCACCCAGACGGGGTTTTAGCGGGGGCTAAAGCTTTAAGACAAGCTGTAGATGCTGCTGTTCAAGGTATTCCAGTTGAAGAATATGCGAAAACACACATAGAGCTTAAAAAAGCCTTAGACCGCTGGGGGGTAGTCCGCTAA
- a CDS encoding PFL family protein, whose amino-acid sequence MSALLDTEEIIETIKMITLQKLNIRAATLGISLLDCIRGNVEETCDKIYYKIMSYSRQFDESCREVQRSYGVPIVNKRIAVTPISMIIGSLLRDQVNSEKIKVCLKIAETLEKAVVDAGVDYIGGYSCFVHRGASLADEALIESLPVVLSTTKRVFSFINVASTESGINMDMIKRMGGIIKDIAYNTRDANSVGCAKLMVMANAAEGTPFLPGAFHSIGDSDVSLTVGISGPGVIHAVLKNLKEDAPLGDVVEAIKSTSFKVTRAGELIGRRIAEEMKVDFGGVDLSLAPSPEGGNSVGGVVESIGLERFGAPGSVLAIAIIADALKKGGSMASKYVGGQSGVFIPVLEDDIIAKAAGEGALTIDHLKAMSGVCSTGLDMIPIPWDTSPETIAALIGDIIALGVINRKTVGARLIPVYGKKPGEWVDYGGLLGRAPVMEVSRFKSSKLIQRGGRIPAPFISLSKS is encoded by the coding sequence ATGTCTGCTTTATTAGATACAGAGGAGATAATTGAGACTATTAAAATGATCACCTTGCAGAAGCTTAATATCAGAGCGGCTACTTTAGGTATAAGCCTACTAGACTGTATTAGAGGAAACGTTGAAGAAACATGTGATAAAATATATTATAAGATAATGTCTTATTCTAGACAATTCGATGAAAGCTGCAGAGAGGTTCAAAGATCCTACGGTGTTCCGATAGTTAACAAGCGGATCGCGGTTACACCTATCTCCATGATTATTGGAAGTCTGCTAAGAGATCAAGTTAACTCTGAGAAAATTAAAGTATGCTTAAAAATAGCTGAAACCCTTGAGAAAGCTGTCGTTGACGCGGGAGTGGACTACATAGGCGGCTACTCTTGTTTCGTTCACAGAGGGGCTTCTTTAGCTGATGAAGCACTTATAGAAAGCTTACCCGTTGTTTTATCCACCACGAAGAGGGTTTTCTCATTTATTAACGTAGCCTCAACTGAGAGCGGTATAAACATGGATATGATTAAGCGAATGGGCGGTATAATCAAAGACATAGCGTATAATACAAGAGATGCTAATAGTGTAGGCTGCGCGAAGCTGATGGTGATGGCGAACGCCGCTGAAGGTACACCCTTCCTACCCGGTGCGTTTCACAGCATCGGGGACAGCGATGTCTCTTTAACTGTTGGTATAAGCGGCCCGGGTGTTATCCACGCTGTGTTAAAAAACTTGAAGGAGGACGCTCCGCTCGGAGACGTTGTTGAAGCGATTAAATCAACTAGTTTTAAAGTCACCAGGGCGGGTGAGCTTATCGGTAGAAGAATAGCTGAAGAGATGAAAGTGGACTTCGGAGGTGTAGATCTTTCACTAGCTCCTTCACCTGAAGGCGGTAACAGCGTAGGAGGGGTCGTGGAGAGCATAGGTTTAGAGCGGTTCGGAGCGCCTGGTAGTGTTCTAGCCATCGCTATTATCGCAGACGCCTTGAAGAAGGGGGGGAGTATGGCTTCAAAATACGTCGGAGGGCAGAGCGGCGTATTTATACCAGTTTTAGAGGATGATATTATAGCTAAAGCAGCAGGCGAAGGCGCTTTAACAATAGATCATTTAAAAGCGATGAGCGGTGTCTGCTCTACAGGCCTTGACATGATCCCTATACCCTGGGATACAAGCCCTGAGACGATAGCGGCTTTAATAGGGGATATCATCGCTCTAGGAGTGATTAATCGTAAAACAGTTGGCGCGCGTCTTATACCAGTATACGGTAAGAAACCGGGTGAATGGGTTGATTACGGCGGTTTACTTGGGAGAGCACCTGTCATGGAGGTAAGCCGGTTTAAATCTTCAAAACTTATTCAACGCGGTGGAAGGATACCCGCCCCATTCATAAGCCTGTCAAAGTCTTGA
- a CDS encoding S-methyl-5-thioribose-1-phosphate isomerase has protein sequence MEIIERTAADIKNLKIQGATNIAIKALTAITDQVKALNPKTVHEALALLNKMKVILFQSRPTEPTMRNGVKYILYNFQRSLPESVNISDEISSLASQYINMLKEAKTKIQVIGANRIVDGMTVMTHCHSSIVNGILVKAFQEGKKFDVICTETRPLYQGHITARELCEKGVKTTLIVDSAMRWAIQQKEVDLIIVGADAITSEGVVLNKIGTRLLALAAEEYNVPFYVATPSFKFSPETVIGNLEKIELRDPSEVWENPPANLIIENPAFETVARKYIHGIITELGILPPAYLYGAVVEKYPFIFSD, from the coding sequence ATGGAGATTATCGAGAGAACAGCGGCTGATATTAAAAACTTGAAGATTCAGGGAGCTACTAACATCGCTATTAAAGCGTTAACAGCTATCACAGACCAGGTGAAAGCCTTAAACCCTAAAACAGTTCATGAAGCACTCGCCTTACTTAATAAAATGAAGGTGATTCTCTTTCAAAGCAGGCCTACTGAGCCTACTATGCGAAACGGCGTTAAATATATACTCTACAACTTTCAGAGGAGTCTTCCTGAATCTGTTAATATAAGCGATGAGATATCTTCTTTAGCCTCCCAATATATCAATATGCTTAAAGAAGCTAAAACTAAAATCCAAGTGATCGGCGCTAATAGAATAGTTGATGGTATGACTGTGATGACTCACTGCCATAGCTCTATCGTAAACGGTATACTCGTGAAAGCCTTCCAGGAAGGTAAAAAATTCGATGTAATATGCACGGAGACACGGCCTTTATATCAGGGTCATATAACTGCGCGAGAGCTCTGTGAGAAAGGTGTTAAAACCACGCTTATTGTTGATTCCGCTATGAGATGGGCTATTCAACAGAAAGAAGTGGATTTAATTATTGTAGGAGCTGACGCGATAACCTCTGAGGGAGTGGTTTTAAATAAGATAGGGACAAGACTGCTCGCTTTAGCGGCTGAAGAATATAACGTCCCCTTCTATGTAGCCACCCCCTCTTTTAAATTCTCACCTGAAACCGTTATAGGAAACTTGGAGAAAATAGAGTTAAGGGATCCAAGCGAGGTTTGGGAGAATCCTCCGGCAAATCTTATAATCGAGAACCCTGCATTCGAAACCGTTGCTAGAAAATATATTCACGGAATTATAACAGAGCTGGGGATACTGCCCCCAGCTTATCTTTACGGTGCTGTTGTTGAAAAGTATCCTTTTATATTCTCAGATTAA
- a CDS encoding ABC transporter ATP-binding protein, which translates to MSEEIVRLDNVWVKYDGHTVLEDVSISIFNRDLLAIVGVNGGGKSTLLKVIAGLIKPFKGKVKVFGNQPENVRDLIGYLPQYNFFDLNFPITVLDVVLTGLLGRRLLLKSYSKEHVEAALEALKTVKMNGFESRRLSSLSGGQIQRVMIARAIVKKPKLLLLDEPTSSLDPDIQKSFYELLLELKKNMSVVLVSHDIGVIASYVDKMACLNKRLYYHGSVEGALTTLQEVYKCPVELIAHGIPHRVLGRHED; encoded by the coding sequence TTGAGTGAGGAAATCGTCCGCCTTGATAATGTTTGGGTTAAATACGACGGTCACACTGTTTTAGAAGATGTTTCTATTTCAATATTCAACCGTGACCTTCTAGCTATCGTCGGTGTGAACGGTGGCGGTAAATCCACGCTGCTTAAAGTTATAGCAGGTTTAATTAAACCTTTTAAAGGCAAAGTTAAAGTTTTCGGTAATCAACCTGAGAACGTGAGGGATCTCATCGGGTATTTGCCGCAATATAATTTTTTTGATTTAAATTTTCCCATCACCGTGTTAGATGTTGTTTTAACAGGTTTACTAGGTAGAAGACTTCTTTTAAAAAGTTACTCTAAAGAGCATGTTGAAGCCGCGTTAGAAGCTTTAAAAACAGTTAAAATGAACGGTTTTGAAAGTAGAAGGCTCAGCTCTCTCTCAGGAGGTCAGATTCAACGTGTAATGATAGCTAGAGCTATTGTTAAGAAACCTAAACTTCTACTTTTAGATGAACCGACTTCTAGCCTTGACCCGGACATACAGAAATCCTTCTATGAATTACTGTTAGAGCTTAAAAAGAATATGAGCGTGGTGCTGGTCTCGCATGATATAGGTGTTATCGCGTCATATGTTGATAAAATGGCTTGTCTTAATAAACGGCTTTACTATCATGGATCTGTAGAGGGTGCGTTAACCACGCTTCAAGAAGTATATAAATGCCCTGTAGAGTTGATAGCTCACGGTATACCTCATCGTGTGTTAGGGAGGCATGAGGATTGA
- a CDS encoding ParB N-terminal domain-containing protein, with protein sequence MITFYFNEHSWRIKFPDLNDNLTVEFGLSEINRLVEHEKTISDKNVINKLIESFASDGFLHPILVTEMKNRYVIADGTHRLFALREISLKQGRQVYAPLNILKEPFFKRDSWVFYFNRKIDLQTILDAGFTLTRVNPSNLNEAVARVLNGEFQGLIKSGGEFFSIQREAHTREDFLKSLKELDEILGNYDKLVLREEFNIGTGEMAFIAPPVDDKGDIRILVENSGLRRRKASRTVVKLRPLFLDVPLNILLSDFEDVEKYIIEKIEWLIFNKKILLVKPPVADLDFCGDAFDHPLLIMNKDVFYRKSGFKKSFENQIIEDYKIL encoded by the coding sequence ATGATAACGTTTTATTTCAACGAACACTCGTGGCGGATTAAATTCCCGGATTTAAACGATAATTTAACAGTAGAGTTCGGTTTATCGGAGATTAATCGCTTAGTTGAACATGAAAAAACGATTTCAGATAAAAATGTTATAAACAAGCTGATTGAAAGCTTCGCTTCAGACGGTTTCCTCCACCCGATACTTGTCACAGAGATGAAAAACCGGTATGTGATAGCAGATGGAACTCACAGATTATTCGCTTTAAGAGAGATAAGTTTAAAACAAGGTCGCCAAGTTTACGCGCCGTTAAATATTCTTAAAGAACCGTTTTTTAAACGGGACAGCTGGGTTTTCTATTTTAATAGAAAAATAGATTTACAAACCATTTTAGACGCGGGGTTTACCTTAACTAGAGTTAACCCCTCGAATCTAAATGAAGCTGTTGCACGGGTTTTAAACGGTGAGTTTCAAGGTCTTATTAAATCGGGGGGTGAGTTTTTTTCGATTCAAAGGGAAGCGCATACCAGAGAGGACTTTCTGAAATCACTGAAAGAATTAGATGAAATTCTAGGAAATTATGATAAGCTTGTTTTACGCGAGGAGTTTAATATTGGAACAGGGGAGATGGCTTTCATAGCTCCGCCTGTTGACGATAAAGGAGATATTAGAATATTAGTTGAAAACTCTGGTCTTAGAAGGAGGAAGGCTTCTAGAACAGTGGTTAAGTTAAGACCTTTATTTCTAGATGTACCCTTAAACATATTATTAAGCGATTTCGAAGACGTGGAGAAATATATTATAGAGAAAATTGAGTGGTTGATATTCAACAAGAAAATACTTTTAGTAAAGCCTCCTGTCGCAGATTTAGATTTCTGCGGTGACGCTTTCGATCACCCTCTTCTAATAATGAATAAAGATGTCTTCTATCGGAAAAGCGGGTTTAAAAAAAGTTTTGAAAACCAGATTATAGAAGATTATAAAATATTATAA
- a CDS encoding Lrp/AsnC ligand binding domain-containing protein: MTIEVVINVYVVSEKMDYVVDKLKLLPEVVDLYEVTGESDIITLVRTEDIGEFRDFLKNKLMKIEGVRSTVTSVVLHKHKREGVIIEV; encoded by the coding sequence ATGACTATTGAAGTAGTTATAAACGTTTACGTTGTATCTGAGAAAATGGATTATGTAGTGGATAAACTTAAACTTCTACCTGAAGTAGTCGACTTATATGAGGTTACAGGTGAATCGGATATTATCACTTTAGTTAGAACAGAGGATATAGGTGAGTTCCGAGATTTTCTGAAGAATAAGTTGATGAAAATTGAAGGTGTTAGAAGCACTGTTACATCTGTGGTATTACATAAACATAAACGTGAAGGAGTTATTATAGAGGTATGA
- a CDS encoding ACT domain-containing protein codes for MSDEKIVITVVGVDRPGIVAMVANILAENNINIEDMRSTILQSGIPVFTMIMIADMSKSKISYDELKNILKKKEEETGVKLIALKEEIFKFLHRV; via the coding sequence ATGAGCGATGAAAAAATCGTGATAACCGTGGTTGGCGTAGACCGCCCTGGAATAGTTGCGATGGTGGCGAATATACTAGCGGAGAATAATATTAACATAGAAGATATGCGCTCAACTATTCTCCAATCAGGTATCCCTGTATTCACTATGATAATGATCGCGGATATGAGTAAATCGAAGATAAGCTATGATGAGCTTAAAAACATTCTTAAAAAGAAGGAGGAGGAGACAGGGGTCAAGCTGATAGCGCTTAAAGAGGAGATTTTCAAATTCCTTCACAGAGTTTAG
- a CDS encoding metal ABC transporter permease has translation MFEILAYGFMRNALIAALMVSVACGVVGTLVVLKKLVFMSGGISHSAFGGIGLGYLLGLNPVLVAIPFSLLASISVGVIGRRTRISEDVSIGILWAVGMAAGIIFVNLAPGYAPDLFSYLFGSILTVPVFDLMVMFILDMLIVTIFLLFHKEFYAISFDEEFATVSGVPVKTLYYVLLGMIGLSVVILIRVVGIILVIALLTIPTVISMKFTHGIIKLSLMSAIIGLICTVTGLFLSYVFNLTSGATIVMVLAAAFLTSTLIKRLKLFKKTV, from the coding sequence ATATTCGAAATTTTAGCGTACGGTTTTATGCGTAACGCTTTGATAGCTGCTTTAATGGTTAGCGTAGCTTGCGGCGTCGTCGGCACCTTGGTGGTGTTGAAGAAGCTGGTTTTTATGAGCGGCGGTATCTCACACTCTGCTTTCGGTGGAATCGGATTAGGATACTTGCTTGGTTTAAACCCTGTGTTAGTCGCTATTCCTTTCAGTTTACTAGCATCTATTAGTGTAGGTGTGATAGGTAGGAGAACAAGGATAAGCGAGGATGTATCTATTGGAATACTCTGGGCGGTTGGTATGGCTGCAGGTATTATATTCGTTAACTTAGCTCCAGGTTACGCTCCAGATCTTTTCAGTTATCTTTTCGGTAGTATTCTAACAGTTCCAGTCTTCGATTTAATGGTGATGTTTATATTAGATATGCTGATTGTCACTATTTTTCTACTCTTCCATAAAGAATTTTACGCGATTTCTTTCGACGAAGAGTTTGCAACTGTATCCGGTGTTCCTGTGAAAACTTTATACTATGTTTTACTTGGGATGATCGGGCTGAGCGTAGTTATCCTTATCCGCGTAGTCGGCATAATCTTGGTGATCGCGCTTTTAACAATACCCACAGTGATTAGCATGAAATTCACTCATGGAATTATAAAGCTGAGCTTGATGTCGGCTATAATAGGATTAATCTGCACTGTGACAGGTTTATTTCTCTCCTATGTTTTTAATCTAACCTCCGGGGCTACTATTGTAATGGTTTTGGCCGCAGCTTTTCTAACCTCTACCTTAATTAAACGATTAAAACTTTTTAAAAAAACAGTTTAA